The Saccharothrix variisporea genome has a segment encoding these proteins:
- a CDS encoding polysaccharide deacetylase family protein translates to MTVASVSLDLDNLWAYLKTHGDPAWERRPSFLRVATPRLLEVFGEHGLTTTVFVVGADAVRDDGAQAVADITAAGHEVANHSFGHEPWLHRYSRVELEAEVARTEDAIVAAGAPRPVGFRGPGYSVTPDLLDVLAARGYRYDASTLPTWIGPLARFYHNRSAPSTEESDELFGGFGKVRAPNRPYRWHNGVVELPVTTMPLLRVPIHGSYLLQLHQVSPSLARGYFRAALRLCRSTGVGPSLLLHPTDVLGATEAPGMEFFPGMAVPAVRKVELLGWVLGVLRRHFEVVGTGAHVAALGAELPVRDVGRLERSG, encoded by the coding sequence GTGACGGTCGCCAGCGTCTCCCTCGACCTCGACAACCTCTGGGCCTACCTCAAGACCCACGGCGACCCGGCGTGGGAACGCAGGCCGAGCTTCCTCCGCGTCGCCACACCCCGGTTGCTGGAGGTGTTCGGGGAACACGGGCTGACCACGACGGTGTTCGTGGTCGGCGCGGACGCGGTGCGCGACGACGGGGCGCAGGCGGTCGCCGACATCACCGCCGCCGGGCACGAGGTGGCCAACCACTCCTTCGGCCACGAGCCCTGGCTGCACCGGTACTCGCGAGTGGAGCTGGAAGCGGAGGTCGCGCGGACCGAGGACGCCATCGTCGCCGCCGGCGCGCCGCGCCCGGTCGGGTTCCGCGGCCCGGGATACAGCGTGACGCCGGACCTGCTCGACGTGCTGGCCGCGCGCGGCTACCGCTACGACGCCAGCACCCTGCCCACGTGGATCGGACCGCTGGCCCGCTTCTACCACAACCGATCTGCACCCTCCACGGAGGAAAGTGACGAGCTGTTCGGCGGGTTCGGGAAGGTCCGTGCGCCGAACCGGCCTTACCGTTGGCACAACGGAGTTGTCGAGCTGCCGGTGACGACCATGCCGTTGCTCCGGGTGCCCATCCACGGCTCGTACTTGTTGCAGCTGCACCAAGTCTCGCCGAGTCTGGCACGCGGGTACTTCCGGGCGGCGCTGCGGTTGTGCCGGTCGACCGGTGTCGGGCCGTCGTTGCTGTTGCACCCCACCGACGTGCTCGGCGCGACCGAAGCGCCGGGGATGGAGTTCTTCCCCGGCATGGCGGTGCCGGCGGTGCGCAAGGTCGAGCTGCTGGGCTGGGTGCTCGGGGTGCTGCGGCGGCACTTCGAGGTCGTCGGGACCGGGGCGCACGTCGCCGCGCTGGGCGCGGAGCTGCCGGTGCGGGACGTCGGACGGCTGGAACGGTCGGGATGA
- a CDS encoding O-antigen ligase family protein codes for MTVPFRLGLLRVLACATVALAPLEGYLLEVHGHLAKVAPALLAVTWAVARVRQRRFVTPHPLHGVLAAFAVVLLASTAVHAGGHYAVDYLQRWLPFLVLTVILVDVAAREVPVRALLGAAVAGAVVAAVGALFSLFARGEARASGPLEDPNDLAYFLVAALPLVVAFRPGRKRHAVAMALVALVLAAGAAATFSRGGALALTAAAVWLVVRRVVPVKLVLGGVVALVVVAGGALVVAGPALDRALQEKTFIAGTNVDTRGLRWQAAARMVSAHPALGVGPGGFRDHYAAFSRNAEVDEQTPVAHNMYLEVAAELGVAGFGLFAGLLAVAAVSSERVLRSGGRGARREMAAVQASLIAVVVASTFLSQQYYLPLWSLVAVVAAADLRVRRADACAARDR; via the coding sequence ATGACGGTGCCGTTCCGCCTTGGGCTGCTGCGGGTCCTGGCGTGCGCGACCGTGGCGCTGGCCCCGCTGGAGGGCTACCTGCTGGAGGTCCACGGGCACCTGGCCAAGGTCGCGCCCGCGTTGCTGGCCGTCACGTGGGCCGTCGCGCGGGTGCGACAGCGGCGGTTCGTCACGCCCCACCCGCTGCACGGGGTGCTCGCGGCGTTCGCGGTGGTGTTGCTGGCATCCACCGCCGTGCACGCGGGTGGGCACTATGCGGTCGACTACCTGCAACGGTGGCTGCCGTTCCTGGTGTTGACGGTGATCCTCGTGGACGTCGCCGCGCGGGAAGTCCCGGTGCGGGCGTTGCTGGGCGCGGCCGTCGCCGGGGCGGTGGTGGCGGCGGTCGGGGCGTTGTTCAGCCTGTTCGCACGGGGTGAGGCGCGGGCGAGCGGGCCGTTGGAGGACCCGAACGACCTGGCGTACTTCCTGGTCGCCGCGTTGCCGCTGGTGGTGGCGTTCAGGCCGGGGCGCAAGCGGCACGCGGTCGCGATGGCGCTGGTGGCGCTGGTGTTGGCGGCCGGGGCGGCGGCGACGTTCTCGCGCGGCGGGGCGTTGGCGTTGACGGCGGCGGCCGTGTGGTTGGTGGTGCGGCGGGTGGTGCCGGTCAAGCTGGTGCTGGGCGGGGTCGTGGCACTGGTGGTGGTCGCGGGCGGCGCGCTGGTGGTCGCCGGACCGGCGTTGGACCGCGCCCTGCAGGAGAAGACGTTCATCGCCGGGACCAATGTGGACACCCGCGGGCTGCGGTGGCAGGCCGCCGCGCGCATGGTGTCCGCGCACCCGGCGCTGGGGGTGGGTCCGGGCGGGTTCCGGGACCACTACGCCGCGTTCTCGCGCAATGCCGAGGTCGACGAGCAGACCCCGGTGGCGCACAACATGTACCTGGAGGTCGCGGCCGAGCTGGGGGTGGCGGGGTTCGGGTTGTTCGCCGGGCTGCTGGCGGTGGCGGCGGTGTCGTCCGAACGCGTGCTGCGCTCCGGCGGGCGGGGCGCTCGACGGGAGATGGCGGCCGTGCAGGCGTCGCTGATCGCCGTGGTCGTCGCGTCGACGTTCCTGTCCCAGCAGTACTACCTGCCGCTGTGGTCGCTGGTCGCGGTGGTCGCCGCGGCCGATCTGCGTGTGAGGAGAGCCGATGCGTGTGCTGCACGTGATCGCTGA
- a CDS encoding PadR family transcriptional regulator: MPLDASRNPLVLPLLGLLVEQPAHAYDLTARLRDRYGPALSPTRSTVTSLLKALERNGLVAAERSERVGKRPLRTVYEVTGAGVEDMKGKVVGGLRNARVASPDFALAVAYVGILPVEEALSIVDARVERLDEQLGELDPRPEGVAEVHMLEVAYWRTIVTAELGWLTTLAQRMRSGDLDWTGGDR; the protein is encoded by the coding sequence GTGCCGCTGGACGCCTCCCGAAACCCGCTCGTCCTTCCCCTCCTCGGCCTCCTGGTCGAACAACCCGCCCACGCCTACGACCTCACCGCCCGCCTTCGTGACCGCTATGGCCCGGCGTTGAGCCCGACTCGCAGCACGGTCACCTCCCTCCTCAAAGCTCTGGAGCGCAATGGGCTCGTGGCGGCTGAGCGGTCGGAGCGAGTGGGCAAGCGCCCACTTCGGACGGTTTACGAGGTGACCGGGGCGGGGGTGGAGGACATGAAGGGGAAAGTGGTGGGCGGGTTGCGAAACGCTCGGGTGGCCTCGCCGGACTTCGCCCTGGCCGTCGCCTATGTGGGCATCCTCCCGGTTGAGGAGGCCCTGTCCATCGTGGATGCGAGGGTCGAGAGGCTGGACGAGCAGTTGGGGGAGCTGGATCCCCGGCCCGAAGGGGTGGCGGAGGTCCACATGTTGGAAGTCGCCTACTGGCGGACCATCGTCACCGCCGAACTGGGCTGGCTCACCACCCTGGCCCAGCGCATGCGATCCGGTGACCTCGACTGGACCGGAGGCGACCGGTGA
- a CDS encoding glycosyltransferase, which produces MRVLHVIAEMGTGGAEALVAGMARAGAEFGWHSAVASGGGHRADVLRGQGVPTFPVPVARRRPVGVLRATAATRQAVRGFEPEVVLAHNVSASMVARLALVPKKVPLVTVFHGVADRDYAGAAKILRRTSGAVVTVAEATASRLRANGLDPVVIPNAVFPQEPRVDRATVRAALGVGEDVPVALCLARMEPQKRHDVLLDAWSRIEGAELWLAGDGSLRPALERRGVRGVRFLGNRPDAADLLAACDVTVLTSDWEGMPVAVLESLAAGRPVVATDVDGVGEALAGGGGLVVPPRDPAATAEALGSLLFDAARRAEVGAAGRAAVTRAHDPRVLMRSYDELLRSWGGRR; this is translated from the coding sequence ATGCGTGTGCTGCACGTGATCGCTGAGATGGGCACGGGCGGTGCCGAGGCGCTCGTCGCCGGCATGGCCCGGGCGGGGGCCGAGTTCGGGTGGCACAGCGCCGTGGCCAGCGGTGGCGGGCATCGCGCGGACGTGCTGCGCGGGCAGGGGGTGCCGACGTTCCCGGTGCCCGTGGCGCGGCGGCGGCCCGTGGGCGTGCTGCGGGCGACGGCGGCGACCCGGCAGGCGGTGCGCGGGTTCGAGCCGGAGGTGGTGCTGGCGCACAACGTGTCCGCGAGCATGGTGGCGCGGCTGGCGTTGGTGCCGAAGAAAGTTCCGCTGGTGACCGTGTTCCACGGTGTTGCCGATCGCGATTACGCCGGTGCGGCGAAGATCCTGCGGCGGACGTCCGGTGCGGTGGTGACCGTGGCGGAGGCGACGGCGTCGCGGCTGCGGGCGAACGGGCTGGACCCGGTGGTCATCCCGAACGCGGTGTTCCCGCAGGAGCCGCGGGTGGACCGGGCGACCGTGCGGGCGGCGCTGGGCGTGGGCGAGGACGTGCCGGTCGCGTTGTGCCTGGCCCGGATGGAACCGCAGAAGCGGCACGACGTGCTGCTGGACGCGTGGTCGCGGATCGAGGGCGCGGAGCTGTGGCTGGCCGGTGACGGGTCGCTGCGGCCGGCGTTGGAGCGGCGCGGCGTGCGCGGGGTGCGGTTCCTGGGCAACCGGCCGGACGCGGCGGACCTGCTGGCGGCGTGCGACGTGACCGTGCTGACCAGCGACTGGGAGGGCATGCCGGTCGCGGTGCTGGAGTCGTTGGCGGCCGGGCGGCCGGTGGTGGCCACCGACGTGGACGGCGTGGGCGAGGCGTTGGCCGGCGGCGGCGGGCTGGTCGTGCCACCCCGCGACCCGGCGGCGACGGCGGAGGCGTTGGGGTCGCTGCTGTTCGACGCCGCGCGGCGGGCGGAGGTCGGAGCGGCGGGGCGCGCGGCGGTGACCCGTGCGCACGACCCGCGGGTGTTGATGCGGTCCTACGACGAGTTGTTGCGGAGCTGGGGAGGTCGGCGGTGA